The genomic interval AGACCACCGAGCCCAGCGCCTCGTAGCCCGCCGCACTCAGCGCGTAGTGGGTGAGTCCCGGAACGAGGACGGCGACAGCGAGCGCCGCTCCGAACCGGACCTTCTCCGACCGGCCCATCACCGACCACCCCGGCATCGCTCGGTCATGTCCGACGGTTCGGACTCTACGAACGTGAACGCCTCGGTTCGCGTCGAAGGCGGTCTTCCCGGCGGGACTCGACCTGACAGTATGATTATATAATTGGTGACTATCTCGGATTTTACCATATATAGTCTATATATTAACTATACTAAGATATGGAACGATTTATGTGTCGAGACTTCCGGCGTTGAACCATGCGACGACGCACCTTCCTGACGGCGCTCGCGACGGCGGCGGGCAGTTCGGCCGCCGGGATCCGACTCACGGGTCGCACGGAGGCATCGTCCGGCGAGATATCCGAACTCGCGTTCTACTCCACGTCGAGTCTGGTGAACGCGAACTACGGTCCGCTCACCGACGAGTACTACGTCCCGGTCTGGGCCGAGGACACCGCCGCGAACTCCGACGAGGACGGCAACGACGACGCCTACCTCTACGCCGACGACGAGTCGATTCCGCTGGTCGCGGTCGACTGGAACGTGGTCGGGTTCGGGTCGATGCTGGTCAACGACGGCGACGCCAGCTGGCAGTACGGCAACGAGGAGTTCGTCCTCAACGTCTGGGACGACGCCCTCGGCGGGTCCGGAACCGTGCTGTGGGACGAGGGCCACGGCCAGTACTACGACCTCGCGTCGTTCTCGGAGTTCGAGTCCTACGCCGAGGACAACGGCTACACCGTCGAATCGACCAGCTCGCTCGCGTCGGACCTCGCCGACGCCGACGCCGCGGTCGTCACCTCGCCGAGCGAGGCGTTCACCTCCGAGGAACTCGGCGCGCTCGGCGACTTCGTCGACGAGGGCGGGTGGCTGTTCCTCCACGACCAGTCGGACTACGGCGACTACGACGAGACCGCGAACTTGAACGACATCCCGGGCTACCTCGACCTCGCGTTCCGGTTCAACGACGACCAGGTCGCCGACGAGTACCGGAACGCCAGCGGCGCTTACGAGCCGGTCACCGACGTGTTCGACGACGACTTCGACTACTTCGGCGACCGCGAGGGGCTCGGGCTCGACCCCGAGGAGACCTACGCCGTCACGGTCGAGGATGTCATCGACGGCGACACCGTGAAGGTCACCTTCGACGACGGGACGACCGAGAACATCCGCATCCTCGGCACCGACACGCCCGAAACGTCCTCGAACAGCCAGTACGAGCGCCCCCAGGAGTGGGAGGGCATCTCCGACGAGGAGTACCTGCAGGCCCGGGCCGACGAGGCGACCCAGTTCGGCAAGGACGAACTCGACGTGGGCTCGACGGTCGATCTGGTGTTCGACGACAACGAACCGGTCCGGGACGTCTACGACCGGATTCTGGGCTACCTCTACTACGACGCGACCGGCGACGGCAGCCGGGACGCCAACTACAACTACCGGCTGGTCGAGGAGGGCCACGCCCGCGTGTACGACTCGTCGTTCGCGAAGCACGCCGAGTTCATCGACGCCGAGCGCGCCGCGAGGGCCGACGGAGTTCAGGTGTGGGAGGAGAGCGACCCCGACGGCTCACCGGAGATACGCGACAACCCCGTCGACGACCTGTTCTTCCCCCAGACCGCCAGCGTCCGCACGTCGACCGGCGGCATCGACGACTCGCGGGTGCCCGTCTACGCGGAGTCGTCGGCGACCCAGGAGCTCGACGGCGGCCACGACTACGGCGACGGCGAGCTACCGCTGGTCGGGGTCGACGAGGACGCTAACGTCGCGGTCGTCGGTGCGCCCCTCGTCGACGAGAGCTACGAGGAGGCCGAGGGCTACGACACCGACACCTCCTCGTACGGGAACTACCCCTTCTTCACGAACCTCGTCGACTACCTCTCGGAGGTCGAGGGCGACGTGCTCGTCGACGGCGGCCACGGTCAGTTCGGCGCGGACTACGGCGTGGCGGCCGAGGACGCCGCCTACTACATGCGCTACCTCGAAGGCCAGGACATCGGGCTGGAGGGCATCAACGAACTGACCGCCGACCGACTGAGCCGGGGGCGCGCGCTCGTCGTCACCACGCCGCCGGAGTCGTTCACCGCGAGCGAAGTCGACGCCGTCCAGTCGTTCGTCGACGACGGCGGCGCGGTCGTGCTGGTGGGAAGCGGCGCGACCCCGCCGGAGGCCCGCGAGAACGCCAACGACCTGGCGGCCGAACTCGGCACCGACCTCCGGGTCAACGCCGACCGGGTCGTCGACGACTCCAACAGCGTCGGCACCAGCGCCGACGTGCCCGAGACGACCGCCTTCGACGACTCGTTCCCGCTGTTCGACGCCTACACGCCGGGGACCGCCAACGACTACGACGTGTCCATCACCGACATCCAGGAGGACGGCGAGGACAGCCTCGACGAGTACGTCGACATCCGGAACGACGGCGACGCCGACCTCGAGATGACCGGCTGGACGCTCGAAGACGAGGCCGACTACACCTACGAGTTCCCCGACGGCTTCACCCTCGGCGCGGGCGAGACCGTCCGCGTCCACACCGGTGACGGCGAGGACACCGACACCGACCTCTACTGGGGAATGGGCATCCCGGTCTGGAACAACGACGGCGACACCGCCTATCTGTACGACGACGCGGGCAACCTCGCCGACGAACTGACCTACCCCACGGAATCCGACGCGTGCGGCGACGTCGTCTGCGTGAGCGAGGTCAGCCCTGAGGGCGACACCTTGAACGAGGAGTGGGTCGAGTTCGAGAACGGGAGTTCGAGCGACCAGGAGATGACCGGCTGGACCGTCGAGGACGAGGCCGACTACACCTACGAGTTCCCCGACGGCTTCACGCTCGACGCGGGCGCGACCGTCCGACTCCACACCGGAAGCGGCACCGATTCGGACACCGACCTCTACTGGGGGTCGGGCAACTACGTCTGGAACGACGGCGGCGACACCGTCTTCGTCTACGACGACTCGGGGTCGCTCCACGTCGAGCGCAGTTACTGAACACGGCGGCGACGCTCTCAGCCTCTTTTTTCGGGACGATTCGGTACGGAGACGGCGAGACGCCCCAGTGAGCAGACGGCGACACGACCTCGACGGAAGAGCGAGGCGGGGACCAGCGGTGGAGTGAGGCAGGGACGAACAGGAGAGCGACGGCCGACGGCCCGAGAGTGGTGGACGGATTCGGTCGCGGAGCGACCGAATCCGGTAGCTGACAGGCTGACAGGCTGACAGACGACCCGAGCGGTCGACTGGCGACATTTGGCGGTCGTCTGACCGGCGTGTGGCGTGCGACGCGAGCGTGTCAGCCGACGAGTCCCTCGCTGGAGCGCTGGCTGACGGTCCCCGTCGGATGGTGTTTCGAGGCGACGGCGGGACGGGTGGGGTCGGACGCCACGTATCGAGCGTTTCCCTCCGAGAGCAAAAAGCTCGCTAATTGTTCGATATAGGTCTCAATAGTCCGGGTGACGCGGAGCGAATCGCGGCCCCTCGAACGGGCGACTCGCTCCGACGGTGGGTTTTTGACGACCGCACTCGACCGTCGAGACGTGAGCGCCATCACCTTCTTCGCCACGACCGACCTCGGCCGAATCGTCGATTTCTACGTCGAGACGGTCGGTGCCGACGTGTGGCTCGAACAGCCCGACTGCACGATTCTGAAGTACGACAACCAACTGCTGGGGTTCTGCGAGCGCGACGAGGCCGACACCGAGGGCATCCTCACGTTCGTCTACGCCGACCGGGACGGAGTGGACGAGATGTACGAGCGACTGGCCGACAGCGCCCGCGAGCGACCCCACGACAACGACACCTACGACATCTACCAGTTCTTCGCCGAGGACCCCGACGGTCGCGCGGTGGAGTTCCAGACGTTCCTGCATCCGACCGACCCGGTGTGACGTTCCTGCATCCGACCGACCCGGTGTGACGTTCCGCCGTCCGACCGACCCGGTCGGTCCCGACCGGGTCGGTCGTCGGACGGACCTGTCGGTCGGGTCACTCGACCACAAAGTACTTGCCCCACACACGTAACTCCGCGAACATGAACCGCGAGACGATGCTGGCACTCGGTATCGCTGTCGTCGTCGCGGTATCGCTGGTCTCGGTCGCTGCGGTCCCCGACGCGTTCGCAGACCCGGACTCCGACCCGGTCCGGCCCGGCCACGTCTCCATCGAGGAGGTGTCCATCGCGCCGGGCGCGGTGTCGGGCGGTACCGCGAACCTGACGGTGGACTCGCGGCTCGGCCACCGTGGCGGCACCACCGAGAACGTGTCGGTCCTCGTGCGGGCGGTCGGCCTCGAATCCGGACTCGAAGAGACCGCGGTCCGGGCGGAGGTCGGCGAGATATCCGGCGACCGCGAGGTGTCGGTCGTCCGGAACCTCTCGGTCGAGCGCGCGGGCGGCTACCGCATCGAGACGGTCGTCTATCGCGACGACGAGCGGATTGCCGATGGGAGCAAGGAGGTCCGAGGCGTCGGCACGCTCGTCCCCGAGTACGCCCGGACGAGCGTCGACTTCCACTGGCGGGCCGACGACGACCTCCCGGCCGTCGAGTACACCGTCGCCGACGCCGGGGACAACCGGACCGCGCTGAACGTCTCGACCTACCTCACCAACGAGGGCGACGACCCCTCCGAGGAACTCCGGGTCGTGCTGACCGCCCGGCAGGCCGACTCGAACATCGTCGCCGACCGCGCGACGGTGCCGGTCGGCACCATCGAACCGGGCCGGACCGCGACCCCGAACGCCGAACTCGCGGTGCCCGACGGCTACAACTACTACCTCGACGCCGTGCTGTGGAAGGACGGCGTGGTCGTCGGCACCGCCCGGAGCGTCGCCAACCTCGACCCGACCGAGACCATCGAGGCCGACGAGACGGTCCGCGAGGTCGGTATCGAGGTCGGCGACTTCGAGGACGACGACGCAGGCGCGGCGGGCGCGGCGCGGGAGACCGAAGAGCCTGCCGCCGACGCCGGAGAGGGCGGTACGCCCGGCTTCACGGCCGCCGGAGCGCTCACCGCGCTCGTCGCCGCGCTACTGCTCGCACGGAGGCAATCATGACCGAGACCGGAGACACGACCCCCGACGCGTCCGAGGAACCGACCGCTTCGAGCGATTCGAGCGTTTCGAGTGGCCCGACCGGCGTGACCACCGACGACTTCGAACTCCGCGAGACCCTCTACAAGGTGGCGCTCGGGCTGTTCGGCCTGCTCGCGGTGGTCGCCGTCGTCCAGCTGTACGCCAGCGTGGGCGCGACGATAAACACGTTCATCGACCACGAGTACCGCCCGCTGTTCCGGGCGGCGTTCAATCTGGTCGTGCTGTTGACGGCCGGAATCGGTATCTCGTGGTGCGTCCGGGAGTTGAGCGGGGAGTAAGGGCGGGAGTCGGCACGGCAACACGCACCGCTGGAGAACGTCGAAGCCGAAAGTTAGGTGGCTGGGGAGTTGCGGACGCAGATTCCGAACGGCCAACGACCGTTCGATTTTGGGATGGGCCAACGCGGATTTGAACCGCGAACCTCCCGGTTATCAGCCGAGCGCTCAACCTGATTGAGCTATTGGCCCAGATGAGCGCATTCGGTGATTGCGCGGTCGGATGTTTAAGCGTTTCCTTTCGACCCGGGGACGTGACGCCCTCGCGTGGTTCTGCCCTCTCGTCGGCCACAGCGCAGGTCGTCGGTCGCGTCCGAGGCGACTACTCCTCCTCGTCGTCCTCGAACTCGATGTCGTAGGCGTCGTCGTCCACCCGGTACGTGTCGTCGGGCGCGGACTCGCTCGCGCCCGCGCCGCCGGTCCCGGGGCCGCCCGAGCCGTCAGCACCGCCCGTGCCACCAGAATCGCCCGGGCCGCCGAAACCGCCGAAGCCGCCTAGACCACCGGAACCGCCCGCGCCAGCGCCGTCGGGGCCGGGGCCGCCCGTGCCGCCGCCGCCGTCGTCGGCGTTCGGGAACCCGAAGGTGTAGACGTTGCCGGTGGCGAACCCGCCGGTCTGCTTCTCGACGTAGGGGGTGACGACCCAGCGCTGGACCGCCTCGCGGACCACGATCCGCGAGGGCGAGAACGCCAGCAGGAAGCCAACCGCGTCGGTCACCAGCCCCGGGGTCAACAGGAACGCGCCCGCCGCGATGAGGAGCGCGCCGTCGGTGAGTTCGTCGGTGGGCACCCGTCCCTCGGCGACCGTACGCTGGAGCTTCCGGACGGTGTGGCGGCCCTCCGCCCGGACCAGCAGGGTCCCGACGAGCGCGGTCAGCACCACGAGCGCGACCGTCAGGACCGGGCCGAGTTGCGTCGCCACATAGACGAGGAACAGCGCGTCGAGGAGCGGGATGAGGAGCAGTCCCAGCAGGATGCGTTTCAGCATTTACCTGCTCCGGGCTAGTCGTTCGCGCGGTAAAACCCTTTAGGTGCGGAGAGGTGTCGTGAGAGACACTTGATCGTTCTTTTCGAATCGGGGCTGAGGAAGATTCGAGGCGATGAAGTCTTCGAAAGCCCCTGCCCGCTCGCCACTGGAGGACAAACCGCGTCCTCCAAGCCTTCGGCGTCGCCGAAGACACCGGCAGAGCTTCGCTCTGCCGAGCCCTCGTTCGCGCCGTCGGACCTGCAGTCCGACGAGCCCCCACTCGCTTCGCTCGCGGGGACTTCGCTCACGAGGAGGCCGCTCGCCGACATATCCTCCGCTCACTTCGTTCGCTCCGGATAGGGGGTCGCCGAGACGACCAAGACGGACGCGAGCGGGCGGCCCCTTTCAGTCCACCCAAACAGTGGTTCGCGCCGCCGAGCGTGACATAACGTGGATATCTCCGGCCACGCGCGACGCGCGGGTCGGGCGAGTAACAAGGCATTTGCCGACCCGCACCGAACCGAAGCGCATGATAGGTGTCGTCGGCGGGGGAATCGCGGGTCTGGCAACCGCGTACCGCCTTCAGCAACACGGCCGCGACGTGCAGGTGTTCGAAGCCAGCGATCAGGTCGGCGGGCTGGCCGCGGTGTACGAGACCGCGGGCGACCCCGTCGAGAAGTTCTACCACCACCTCTCGGCCTCGGAGGAGACCATCATCGACCTCGTCGAGGAACTGGGACTGGGCGACGACCTGGTGTGGCCCATCGGGAAGAACGCCTACTACATGGAGGGCACCGTCTACCCCCTCGACAAACCCTGGGAGATAGCCGCCTACCCGTACATGAGCACCTACGACAAGTTCCGGCTCGCGATGCTCACGCAGGAGATAGACGTGCGCGGCGGGATTCCGACGTTCGACACCTACGAGAATCTGGAGGACTTCGAGGACGTGCCCATCAAGGAGTTCCTGCTCGACCACACCACCCGCGGCGTCTACGAGAACTTCTTCGAACCCCTGCTCGACGCCAAGTTCGGCGACCGGAAGGAGGACGTGAGCGCGGCGTGGTTGCTGGGCCGCATCAAGTTTCGGGGCGAGCGCGACCTCCTCCGGGGCGAACCGCTGGGTTACCTCGAAGGCGGGTTCGGCCGACTCCTCGACGCGCTCGTGGCCGAGGTCGGCGAGGAGAACATCACCACGAACGCCCGGGTCGCCGACCTCGCCGTCGGCGACGGCGAGGTCGGCGAGATGACGGTCGAGGTGGGAGAGTCCTCGGCAGTCGAAGGGGCAAAAGCAGAGGCCGACGGTGGGGTCACGACCGAGACCCACGAGGTCGACGACGTGGTGGTCGCGGCGATGCCCAACGTCCTCGAAGCGCTCACCGGCTACGAGTGCGACATCGACTTCCAGGGCGCGGTCTGCGCGCTGGTGACGATGGACGAGGCGCTGACCGACACCTACTGGCTCAACGTCGGCCACGACGCGCCCTTCGGCGCGCTCATCGAGCACACCAACTACGTCCCGCCGGAGAACTACGGCGGCGACCACCTGCTGTACATCGCCAGCTACATTCAGGACTACGAGGAGGACCTCTGGCAGATGGACGAAGACGAGGTCCGGGACCTCTGGCTCGGCCACGTCGAGGAGATGTTCCCCGACTGGGACCGCTCGCACGTCGAGGAGTTCCGCCTCGCGAAGAACCCCCGCGCCGCGCCCATCTACGAGCGCGGGTACCTCGACACGGTGATTCCGTACGACCTCGGCGAGGACATCGCGGACGGAATCTACTACGCCGGGATGGCGAGTCGGGCGCAGTACCCCGAGCGAAGTCTAAATGGCGGCATCGTCGCGGGGTTCGAGTGCGCCGACAGGATTGCGGGGCGGAAGGAAGTCGTGAGTCCGGAGTAGTCCCCGCGTTCGCTCACGGCAGTTCGTAGAGGTCCTCGCGCTTACGTTCGAACTCGGCGACCGTACCGCGAGAGACTTCCCGGTAGTCGGTCGCCCGCATGAACTCGGTGAGAGTCCCCGTGAGGTCCGCCACCGCCGTCAGGAACTCCGTCGTCTCGACGACGTACTGATGGTCTCCGATGGGGTCTCCGAGGCCGTCTTCCATGTCGATGTAGATTCGGTCGTTCGCCAGCGCCAACTCCCAGTCGATGTACGCACAGCCACGGATTCCGCAGGCACAGCAGAAGTAATAGCCGTCGTCGTGAGCCGTCTCGAAGAGCGACTCGATTCCCTCGTGGAACGCCGTCACCGTGTCGCTCAGGTCGAACCGCGACGGAAGCTTGTTCTTGTGGGTCAGTTCCTCGCCATTCAAATGGACGTGAATCGTCGCGAGGACGTACTCGTCGAACAGCCGTTGGTACTCGGGTCGCTCGGGTTTCGAGAGGCCGCACGCCTCGAACTCCAGCTCCCGAATCTCGGTTCGACCTCCACCGTCGTCGTCGCTCATCGGTGACGGACGTGGTTCCGGGTCGAACAAATAGCTTGGGAGGTCGTTACGCCTCTGCGTCCTCGTCCACGCCGGGCGCTCGGCTCACGTCCACCTCGTCGGGTTCCTCCCACCCACCGACGCGAACCTCGCCGTCCGGCCCCTCGACGTACACGTCGTCGGCGAACCCGCCCTCGGCGTAGGGGTGTTCGGGCTCTTCGAGTTTCTCGGGCGTCGAGGGCGCGTCCGGAATCCCGGCGGCGGGCGCGAACTCCCCGAGCGGGTCGTCGATGGAGATGCCGTGGCGCTCGAAGAAGGTCTCGTAGCGGTCGTAGTGGTCGCCGAGTTCGTCGACCGGGAACTCCATCATCTCGGTCCAGCCGTGGTTGTAGAAGTCGAAGTTGGCCTGGACGTGGGTTATCTCGCGGGCCTCGGCCTCGGGCGCGCCCTCCTGCAGCGCGGTCAGGTAGGTGTCCATCGTGGCGTCGAAGAAGGCGTCGAGACGCTCGCGGCGCTCCTCGCGGCGGGCTTCGTCGGCCTTTTTCAGGAAGATGTCGGTGTGCATCGAGACGAGCTTGTCCTTCACGATGTCCGAGACCACGGGCAGTTCCAGCGCCTTCCGGGACGCGAAGTGGCGGGCGTTCTGGCGAATCTTCATGGCCGGACGTTGGGGCGCGAGTCCTAAAAGGTCGTCTGTTGGGCAACCCCTCGCACGATTCGCAGATAGCAACCCACTTTAACCCCGATACTGAAGATTCGGCTATGAGCGAGTCGTACGTGATAATCGGTGACGGTATCGCGGGGAGCTCCGCAGCGGAGACCCTCCGCGAGCAAGCCCCGGATGCCGACATAACGGTCATCACCGACGAAGGTGAGGCCCTGTACAACCGAATCCTCATCAAGGAATTCGCCAAGGGCAAACTCCCCGAAGCGCCAATCTCCATCCACGAGCCCGAGTGGTACGACGAGCGGGACATCGACCTCGAACTCAACACGTTCGTCACGTCGGTCGACACCGACGCCCACGAGGTCCACACCCACGACAGCGGGACCTACGAGTACGACAAACTCCTCGTGGCGACGGGCGGCACGCCGACCAGCCTGTCGAGTTTCGGCATCGAGAACGCCGACGCCGACGGCGTCCACCACTTCTGGACGTTCCAGGACGCCCGGAAGATACAGGAGAACGCGAGCGAGGCCGACACCGGCGCCGTCGTGGGCGCGGGCCTGCTCGGCATCGACCTCGCGGCGGTCTGTGCCGCCCAGGAGGTCGACGCCCACTACATCATGCGGGGCAACCGCTGGTGGCGCTACGGCCTGAGCCTCGACGGCGCGGAGATCATCCACGACGCGCTCGAAGAGAAGGGCGTCGAGTGCGTCTTCGAGAGCGGGGTCGAGCGGTTCGAGACCGACGACGAGGGTCGCGTGGTCTCGACCGTCGACGCCAACGGCGAGGAGTTCGACAGCGACTTCGTCGGCGTCGCCATCGGCCTAGACTTCAACACCGAGTACCTCCAGGGGACGGGCATCGAGGAGGACAGCGGCATCGTGGTCGACCAGTACATGCAGACGAGCGTCGAGGACGTCTACGCGGCGGGCGACATCACGCGCTACTACGACGTCATCCTCGACGAGTACGCCCAGAACGGCTCGTGGGGCTCGGCGAAGGAGCAGGGCCAGATCGCCGCGAAGAACATGGTCGCCGACGGCGAGGAGGCGGAGTTCCGCTGGGTGTCGTCGTACTCCATCACCCACTTCGACTTCCCGTTCCTCAGCTTCGGCTTCCCGACGCTGGGCGACGACGAGTGCGAGCGCAAGTACAGCGACACCGAGTGGCGGCGGCTCGCGTTCAAGGACGGCAAGCTCGTCGGCGGCGTCCTCATCGGCGACATCGCCCCGCAGGGCAAGTACAAGGACCTCATCCGCCGCGAGGTCGAGGTCGCCGACCAGAAAGAGGTCCTGCTGGAGAAGGACTTCGACCCCGAGGAACTGGCGATTCCGCCCGAGCAGTAGGGAATCGCGCGACCACGAACTCTCGATTTTCTCGGCGACGAGGACCGTTCGGGTCACCGAGCGCGTCGGTCTCGGAATCCGCGGCTCACCAGCCCTGCACGCCAGCCTCGAAGACGAACACGACCGCCTGCCCGGTCGCCAAGAGGCTCGCGTACGCGAGCGCCGGGACGAGCAAGCTGTCGGTTCGGTCGTACGCGTAGGCCGCGAGTCCGAGGACGGCGACCTGCGTGGTCACGAACAGGCCGCCAGCGACCGACTCGACCGCGGCGACCCCCGAGAGGGCGGCGACCCCGAACAGGACGAGCGCGGGCAGGTACGACAGAGCGCGTAGCCACCGCCGACCGACGCGGTCGGCGGCGAACAGTGCGACGCCGATGGTGGCGACGAACAGCACCGCGCCCCCGAGCCGCCCCCGCTCGGGGAACGGCGAGAGGCCGCCGCGAGCGCTCAGTAGCAGGAAGCTCGCCACGGCCGTCGTCGCGACGACCGCGATATCGCCGTCGGTGACCCTCCCGAGACTTCCCTGAACGACGACCTGACAGGTCAGCAGGTAGCTCGGGACGCCGACGAACAGTCCGAGTCCGGTGACAACGAGGAACGGTTCGAGGGGAACGTCGGCCGCGACAGCGGTCATCGTCAGCGACCCGTACGGGACGCCGGTGAGCGCGCCGACGAACTTGGTGAGGCCGACGAGGACCGCGGGGAGCGCAATCGCGACCCCGACGAGCGGCAGGTCGTCGGCCGACGGCAACGCCACGCCGACCTCGATGTCGCGGAGCGTCACGTACGCCCCGGCGAACAGGAAACTCCCGGCGAGTAGCAGGCTTCCGCCGAGGAGACCCTCGACCGGAAGACCACCGGGGAGCGACAGGGCGTCGACGGCCGACGACGCGACCGTCGACGCGGTGTGATGCCAGAGAGCGAATCCGCCCACCGCGCAGACGGCGAACGCGAGTTCGGTCGCAATCGGGTGGTTTTCCCGGCCGAGCGTGGGGCGGGAGGCTCGATTCGACATGGTTCCGCTTTCAGACGCGATGACATTAATGTTTTGACGTTTGTGGCGCGGTTCGCGTCGTGTTTCGCCCGTCCCGTACGCGGGCGGGGGGACTCGGCGACACCTGCTTGAACCCAACGTTGTTGTGGCTGGAAGCGGTACGTGACGGTCCATGCCCCAGCTCGAAATCGACCTGTCGGACGACATGGACATGCAGATAGACCAGCTGGTCTCCCAGGAGGAGTTCGTCGACCGGCAGGAGGCCCTCGAAGAGATGCTCTCGCTCGGCATCAAGGAGTACCAGACTACCATGGGAACCGAGACCCGCGACGAGATGGAGTTCGCCGACGAGATGATGGAGACCACGGAGCGCTCGCTGGGCGAAGACGACGACGGCTACCGGTTCTGAGCCGACCGCTACCGGATTCGCGTTCCGTTTCTGAATTCTGGTCGTTGATTCCGGATGGGGGAAGGTTTAAGATACTCCAAGACATTTGCTATCATGTAACACGATGTCATCGAACACGACTATGGGAACCGACGGGGACGCCCGCACCCTGCGCGTCCACCCGACGACCGCCGCGCCGCCCGGCACTCCCGTGCGGCACTTCGACGAACTACCGGAGCGCGCACAGCAGTTGCTCGCCGAACGACCCGACCGAGGGACCGTCGCGGTCTCGCCCGAACTCGCCGCGACGTTCGCCAACGAGCCCGTAGTCGTGTTCTCGGAGTACCTCCGGGTCGAACGCGCGTAGTCGGGCCGTACTCGCCGAGGGCGGGACCGAAGGCGTTTTGCCCGCCACGCGCGGAGGGGGAGATATGAACGGAAGCGGCGAGATGACCCTCGCCTTCGAACTCTCGGCGCTCGAAGAACTGGCCAGCCCGGGCACGGTGTTCGAGGACGCCCGCCGGTGGAGCGAGTACGTCGGCGTCGTCTCCGACAAGCCCACCTACGTGGTGACCAACTTCACCCGCAAGAACCGCATCCGCCAGGACTTCTTCTCCGGCCCGAAGGGGAAGGGCGAGAGCCTCGAAAGCGTGCGCGAACAGTTCGACACCGACCGCCACGTCTTCGTCGGCACGACCGACGACGACCGCGACCTCGCCGACGAACACGAGTGGGAGTACCTCGACGTGGCGGAGGCCGCCGAGGCCGCCGAGTGGCGACTGGCCGAGGAGGTCGAGACCCCCGCGACCGAGGAGGACGAGGACCAGCGCGACGACTGGCCCTGACGGTCAGTAGGTCGCGACTTCGACGCCAGCGATTCGCTCGAAATC from Halorussus salilacus carries:
- a CDS encoding DUF7120 family protein, yielding MPQLEIDLSDDMDMQIDQLVSQEEFVDRQEALEEMLSLGIKEYQTTMGTETRDEMEFADEMMETTERSLGEDDDGYRF
- a CDS encoding DUF7124 domain-containing protein; translation: MNGSGEMTLAFELSALEELASPGTVFEDARRWSEYVGVVSDKPTYVVTNFTRKNRIRQDFFSGPKGKGESLESVREQFDTDRHVFVGTTDDDRDLADEHEWEYLDVAEAAEAAEWRLAEEVETPATEEDEDQRDDWP